One Brevibacillus choshinensis genomic window carries:
- the fliS gene encoding flagellar export chaperone FliS, whose amino-acid sequence MAYQQPAQAYQTNSITTATPGELTLMLYNGALKFIKQTKAAIEIKKWDKANEYNIKAQDIFSELLITLDRQYPVAQQMVLLYEYIQQRLIEANIKKDVAILDEVEGFVVEFRDTWKQAMILAKTQG is encoded by the coding sequence ATGGCCTATCAACAACCTGCCCAAGCCTATCAAACTAATTCAATTACAACCGCTACTCCAGGTGAGCTAACCCTGATGCTATACAACGGTGCACTAAAGTTTATCAAGCAGACAAAAGCGGCGATTGAAATAAAGAAGTGGGATAAGGCGAATGAATACAACATCAAGGCTCAGGACATCTTTTCAGAATTACTTATTACTCTGGATCGCCAATATCCCGTAGCGCAACAAATGGTCTTGTTGTATGAGTACATACAACAACGCTTGATTGAAGCAAATATTAAGAAAGACGTTGCGATTCTGGATGAAGTGGAAGGCTTCGTAGTGGAGTTTCGTGATACTTGGAAGCAAGCCATGATACTGGCGAAGACACAGGGTTAG
- a CDS encoding flagellar hook-associated protein 2, with the protein MRISGLASGMDTESMIKDLMKSRRVPLNKLLQKKQTEEWKRDSFREMNTLLLDLRNKAFDMKLQGTYSKYKVTSSNEAVVSARSTGSTASSSAQFTVDKLAEASRATSDKLSNSAANKKIDPNAILADEITAGNFANSSLGTKAADGTYSFSLTVFQPDGTMGKPTSFSFDPTKESLNDVLKKVNGSGLGVTMFYDAASDQISMSTNHTGNNTAGSGNEIEVAGDFLTQALALKNANTGVNAQFTINGLKTERTSNIFTINGMEYTLKSTGNATISSTQDVDSIFDTIKGFVDKYNEIIAKMNTEVKEKRYRDFGPLLDEEKEGMSEKQIEMWEAKAKSGLLRSDPILTAALSGMRAAFSSVVSGVSDSKFDTLSEIGINTLEYSENGKLHIDEKKLREAITQNGSKVVELFTKTDPDGKFSGSGIAQRLYDQLKVSMDKITEKAGSSASLVDKSFIGKSIDQIDKDIDKWEERLKDIESRYYKQFTAMEQAISKANSQSGWLMQQFGGGQ; encoded by the coding sequence ATGCGAATAAGTGGTTTGGCTTCTGGTATGGATACAGAATCAATGATCAAGGATTTAATGAAATCTCGGCGTGTTCCGCTTAACAAGCTGCTGCAAAAAAAGCAGACGGAAGAGTGGAAGCGTGACAGCTTTCGGGAAATGAATACATTGTTGTTGGATCTGCGAAATAAGGCTTTCGATATGAAACTTCAAGGAACATATTCAAAATATAAGGTGACATCTTCCAATGAGGCAGTGGTTAGTGCCCGTTCTACAGGCAGTACCGCTAGCTCTTCTGCTCAATTTACCGTAGATAAATTGGCTGAAGCCTCCAGAGCAACAAGTGACAAGCTCTCAAATAGTGCTGCAAACAAGAAAATAGATCCTAATGCCATTCTGGCTGATGAGATTACTGCTGGGAACTTTGCAAACTCAAGCCTTGGAACAAAAGCTGCAGACGGTACATATTCTTTTTCACTCACGGTATTTCAACCGGATGGAACAATGGGAAAACCAACGAGTTTTTCATTTGACCCTACGAAAGAATCGCTCAATGACGTTCTGAAAAAAGTGAATGGCTCCGGTCTAGGAGTTACAATGTTTTATGATGCCGCGTCTGACCAGATTTCCATGTCCACGAACCATACGGGGAATAATACAGCGGGTAGTGGCAATGAGATTGAAGTGGCTGGAGATTTTTTAACCCAGGCTTTGGCACTTAAGAATGCAAATACAGGTGTTAATGCACAATTTACCATTAACGGTTTGAAAACCGAGCGCACGTCTAATATTTTTACGATCAATGGTATGGAATATACATTAAAATCAACAGGAAACGCTACAATTTCTTCTACACAAGACGTCGATAGCATTTTCGATACAATCAAGGGTTTTGTCGACAAATACAATGAGATCATTGCGAAGATGAATACCGAGGTTAAAGAAAAACGATATCGCGATTTCGGACCACTTTTGGATGAGGAAAAAGAGGGGATGTCGGAAAAGCAAATCGAAATGTGGGAAGCTAAAGCAAAAAGCGGTCTCCTACGTTCTGATCCCATACTAACCGCAGCTTTAAGCGGGATGCGTGCAGCTTTTTCCTCTGTTGTTTCTGGTGTGTCTGATTCTAAGTTTGACACGCTAAGTGAGATCGGGATTAACACATTGGAGTATTCTGAGAACGGAAAGCTGCATATTGATGAAAAAAAATTACGTGAGGCCATCACTCAAAACGGCAGTAAAGTAGTCGAATTGTTCACGAAAACCGATCCAGACGGCAAATTCAGTGGAAGCGGAATTGCTCAACGTCTTTATGATCAGCTAAAAGTATCTATGGACAAAATCACAGAAAAAGCGGGCAGTAGTGCTTCTTTAGTAGATAAAAGTTTTATTGGAAAGAGCATAGATCAAATCGATAAAGATATCGATAAATGGGAAGAACGTTTAAAAGATATCGAGAGCCGTTACTATAAACAGTTTACGGCAATGGAACAGGCTATCTCAAAAGCCAATTCGCAAAGCGGATGGCTCATGCAACAATTCGGCGGAGGACAGTGA
- the flaG gene encoding flagellar protein FlaG: MEIRLPNQAGAVIKSTGLENQGTGPKAIEGPVETNDAEKKNSPEELEKAIAGLNKWMQTESTHLQFRMHEKMKEYYVEVVNDVTNEVIRQIPSKKILDISAKMQEMIGLLVDEKR; encoded by the coding sequence ATGGAGATTCGACTTCCTAACCAGGCTGGAGCGGTCATAAAGTCAACTGGCTTGGAAAACCAAGGAACAGGACCGAAAGCAATTGAAGGTCCTGTTGAAACAAATGACGCGGAAAAAAAGAACTCGCCCGAAGAATTGGAAAAGGCGATCGCAGGATTGAACAAGTGGATGCAGACAGAGAGTACCCATCTCCAGTTTCGCATGCACGAAAAAATGAAAGAATATTATGTAGAAGTTGTCAATGACGTTACGAATGAAGTGATACGGCAAATTCCTTCCAAAAAAATTCTCGACATCAGCGCGAAAATGCAGGAAATGATCGGATTGTTGGTGGATGAAAAACGATAG
- a CDS encoding YaaR family protein, with protein MEVSKIGKLSREVTKPKQEVATDKVIFTELMNKGREQMDTERLHKKIQEIEEQGKILAESRTVGDLRKYKSLVKSFMEDAVKHGLALEERQGFNRRGRSRIYKIVKEVDKQLLDLTDGMLKKQEPGLRILERIGEIKGLLINIFA; from the coding sequence TTGGAAGTTAGCAAAATTGGCAAACTGTCTCGAGAAGTGACGAAACCGAAGCAAGAAGTGGCAACTGATAAAGTTATTTTTACTGAGTTGATGAATAAAGGCAGAGAACAGATGGATACGGAAAGGCTTCATAAAAAAATACAAGAAATTGAGGAGCAGGGGAAGATTCTTGCAGAGTCCCGTACCGTAGGGGATTTGCGAAAGTATAAATCTTTGGTGAAAAGCTTCATGGAGGATGCTGTTAAGCACGGTCTTGCATTGGAGGAACGTCAAGGGTTTAATCGGCGGGGACGATCCCGAATCTATAAAATTGTAAAAGAAGTAGATAAGCAATTGCTGGATCTTACAGATGGCATGTTAAAGAAACAGGAACCTGGGTTGCGCATCCTTGAACGAATCGGTGAAATCAAGGGCTTACTGATCAATATCTTCGCTTAA
- a CDS encoding flagellin has protein sequence MRINHNIQALNAYRNLSQNQGTVSKHLEKLSSGLRINRAADDAAGLAISEKMRSQIRGLAMAERNTMDGISLIQTGEGALGTSHEILQRMRELAVQAANGTLADQDRSAIQNEIDQLTFELDRIARTTQFNGKDLLSGSVDGKAFASTGSPEIAFTPPGTWQGTVAADPTAKASVELDLGFDLGNLSEDGADGLTFTINGKTYELDVFGATNAGVITTGNIAVHIPSWNAAGDDAAAQANVDSILDELKAAIMANDKTFDSAASQITYVDNSVSDTDFEANGKLVLTTAKTMSPKDADLITVGTSVAPGAGVNFYEPGTTTAASALKGKPDASGSKSVSISFADVPKAGDELKIDNLVITFGTPAVPYNSVSNTATIDVTGKTPTDILKEVNQLLVDISAVPADKAASLPALTSSNISGNNLVLTTDKTDDGIGNGLEIRITDADFASTAGQNLTLDMQIGANANESMKIDISVMDTAALGLARDADHKTVIGTPGVDAVSGIDVSSSQQAARDAITAIDAAIKLVSEERSKLGAYQNRMEHTITNLTTANENLTAAESRIRDADMAMEMTNFTKNNIINQAATAMLAQANQLPQGILQLLK, from the coding sequence ATGAGAATTAACCATAATATTCAAGCCTTGAATGCTTATCGCAATTTGTCCCAAAATCAAGGAACCGTATCCAAGCATTTGGAAAAGCTGTCGTCTGGTCTGCGCATCAATCGTGCTGCCGATGATGCGGCAGGTCTTGCCATCTCGGAAAAAATGCGTTCGCAAATCAGGGGCTTGGCGATGGCGGAAAGAAATACGATGGACGGTATCTCCTTGATTCAAACGGGTGAAGGTGCTCTCGGGACATCCCATGAGATTTTGCAACGTATGAGAGAACTAGCTGTTCAAGCAGCAAATGGAACGCTGGCGGATCAAGACCGATCGGCCATTCAGAATGAAATCGACCAATTGACTTTTGAGCTTGATCGTATCGCAAGAACGACACAATTTAACGGAAAAGACCTGTTGAGCGGTTCGGTAGATGGAAAAGCATTTGCATCCACTGGCTCGCCTGAAATTGCATTCACACCTCCTGGAACCTGGCAGGGAACTGTAGCTGCTGATCCTACTGCCAAAGCATCTGTTGAGCTGGATTTGGGCTTTGATCTTGGTAATTTAAGCGAGGATGGCGCAGATGGTTTAACATTTACCATTAACGGAAAAACATACGAACTTGACGTTTTTGGCGCAACTAATGCTGGGGTAATTACTACGGGTAATATTGCAGTACACATACCATCATGGAATGCAGCTGGGGATGATGCTGCAGCACAAGCCAATGTGGACAGCATTTTAGACGAATTGAAAGCTGCTATCATGGCAAATGATAAGACTTTTGATAGTGCTGCAAGCCAAATTACTTATGTGGATAACTCTGTCTCAGATACTGATTTCGAGGCGAACGGAAAACTCGTTTTAACAACAGCGAAAACGATGTCTCCTAAAGATGCTGATCTGATTACTGTCGGTACATCTGTAGCACCAGGAGCCGGTGTCAACTTTTATGAACCGGGTACCACTACAGCAGCTAGCGCACTAAAAGGAAAGCCGGATGCTTCCGGTTCAAAATCAGTTTCAATTAGCTTTGCGGATGTTCCAAAGGCTGGTGACGAGCTCAAAATTGATAACCTGGTAATCACTTTTGGAACGCCAGCTGTGCCTTATAATTCTGTGAGCAATACAGCTACGATTGATGTAACAGGCAAAACTCCAACTGATATTTTAAAAGAAGTAAATCAACTTTTAGTCGATATTTCTGCGGTCCCGGCAGATAAGGCAGCTTCTCTACCGGCATTAACATCCTCCAACATCTCGGGAAATAATCTAGTATTAACAACTGACAAAACCGATGATGGAATCGGTAATGGCTTGGAGATCAGAATTACTGACGCTGACTTTGCATCGACAGCAGGTCAAAACTTGACTTTGGACATGCAGATCGGTGCAAACGCTAATGAAAGCATGAAGATCGATATCAGTGTGATGGATACGGCTGCCCTCGGGTTAGCGAGAGACGCGGATCATAAGACCGTAATTGGCACTCCGGGTGTCGATGCCGTTTCTGGTATTGATGTGAGTTCTTCGCAGCAAGCCGCGAGAGACGCAATCACAGCTATCGACGCTGCCATCAAATTGGTATCCGAAGAGCGCTCCAAGCTTGGTGCTTACCAAAACAGAATGGAGCACACGATTACAAACTTGACCACAGCGAATGAAAACCTGACGGCTGCTGAGTCTCGTATTCGCGATGCTGATATGGCTATGGAGATGACTAACTTTACTAAGAATAATATTATAAACCAGGCGGCTACAGCTATGCTTGCCCAGGCGAATCAGTTGCCACAAGGCATCCTTCAACTGTTAAAATAA
- the fliS gene encoding flagellar export chaperone FliS, with translation MTEVLTEQLVHQKSPQELTKLLYTALIEKLESSSKAIKQKNYLEANQLLQNCNDILYRLGAGINYEAGIVADQLEAIYNYMADRIIEANMNKSIAPIDEVLSLIKIVADAWNTALARGVDKPEKVMLKKKASAYDQDFYYDQGTLDQKE, from the coding sequence GTGACGGAAGTCCTAACAGAACAGTTGGTGCATCAAAAGTCACCCCAAGAACTTACGAAACTATTATATACAGCATTGATAGAGAAACTAGAAAGTTCATCGAAAGCTATCAAACAAAAGAATTATTTAGAGGCAAACCAACTCTTGCAAAACTGCAATGACATTCTTTATCGGCTGGGAGCGGGGATCAATTACGAAGCCGGAATTGTCGCAGATCAGCTGGAAGCCATCTATAACTACATGGCAGATCGGATTATTGAAGCGAATATGAATAAAAGCATCGCTCCGATAGACGAGGTTCTTTCTCTCATAAAGATAGTTGCTGACGCATGGAATACTGCCCTTGCTAGGGGTGTTGATAAACCAGAAAAAGTCATGTTAAAGAAGAAAGCATCCGCTTATGACCAAGATTTTTACTATGACCAAGGTACCTTAGACCAAAAAGAATAA
- a CDS encoding EscU/YscU/HrcU family type III secretion system export apparatus switch protein — MNRKWFNPKQKKAVNGPVAAVLRYDQETDNVPKVIAQGRGHIADKIISMAKENDIPIQEDSLLVENLIDMDLGDNIPPQLYSVVAEVLLLLEEMEKSN, encoded by the coding sequence ATGAACCGCAAATGGTTTAACCCAAAACAAAAAAAGGCAGTTAACGGCCCCGTAGCTGCCGTCCTTCGCTACGATCAGGAAACGGATAATGTACCTAAAGTAATTGCACAAGGTCGAGGCCACATTGCCGACAAAATTATCAGCATGGCAAAAGAGAATGACATTCCGATTCAAGAAGACTCGTTACTTGTAGAAAATCTGATAGATATGGATTTAGGAGACAACATTCCTCCGCAGTTATATTCGGTAGTTGCTGAAGTCCTATTGTTGCTAGAAGAAATGGAAAAAAGTAATTAA